Proteins encoded in a region of the Candidatus Omnitrophota bacterium genome:
- the nth gene encoding endonuclease III, with protein MDRKMAIKMFRVLEKRYKGAVTSLEYGNAFQLLAATILSAQCTDERVNKVTATLFRKYGTVKDFAGLKARELEPEIRSTGFYRNKAKNIISSAKMILESFGGKVPGNMEQLVTLPGVARKTANIILYNIFDKNEGIAVDTHVKRVSGRLGLTKYGDPVRIERDLMELFDRDKWGYLSNILIQHGRRTCKARKPDCPGCPVAGLCPSAGKF; from the coding sequence ATGGACAGAAAAATGGCCATAAAAATGTTCCGCGTACTTGAGAAAAGGTACAAAGGCGCGGTCACATCGCTTGAGTATGGGAACGCTTTCCAGCTTTTGGCCGCCACGATATTGTCGGCCCAATGCACCGATGAAAGAGTGAACAAGGTAACCGCGACACTTTTCAGGAAATACGGTACAGTGAAGGATTTCGCGGGACTTAAGGCCCGGGAGTTGGAGCCCGAGATCAGGTCCACGGGATTCTACCGCAATAAGGCGAAGAACATAATATCTTCCGCGAAAATGATCCTCGAAAGTTTTGGGGGAAAAGTGCCTGGGAACATGGAACAGCTTGTCACGTTACCCGGGGTGGCAAGAAAGACCGCAAATATCATACTTTACAATATTTTCGACAAGAACGAAGGCATAGCCGTGGATACGCATGTAAAACGCGTAAGCGGAAGACTGGGACTTACCAAATATGGGGATCCTGTCCGGATAGAACGGGACCTCATGGAGCTTTTTGACCGGGATAAATGGGGATATCTTTCGAATATATTGATACAGCACGGGAGAAGGACATGCAAGGCTCGTAAACCCGATTGTCCAGGATGTCCTGTCGCCGGGTTATGCCCTTCAGCCGGCAAGTTCTAA
- a CDS encoding thermonuclease family protein: MMMGHITFIKNAIFRFTVSFLVILVVDSRVPLPAEDLKDKGFELQIDHVIDGDTARLSDGRTARYLGIDTPEVRRKGRNGWEYAPEPFAEAATELNEELVGGKTVFVVPDEKVTDKYGRVLLYVFVGDVFVNEEIVLRGLARVTVFPPNIEYLDVLLRAQEVAREERRGIWGVCANIDVREAHGHVGEVCSVTGEVKGIKETRSEVVMEIKGNGVDVFNVTIFKGNLRFFEAEKKGRLSEYLGKKICVTGKVTEEKGIPGMVLYHPYQIRDELRHKLMVYNILHTTSCHCCS; this comes from the coding sequence ATGATGATGGGACACATCACCTTTATAAAGAACGCGATTTTCCGCTTCACAGTATCTTTTCTGGTGATCCTTGTAGTGGATTCCCGGGTACCGCTTCCGGCCGAAGACCTGAAGGATAAAGGCTTCGAGTTACAGATAGACCATGTGATAGATGGGGACACCGCGCGATTGTCCGACGGTCGTACCGCTAGATATCTTGGTATAGACACGCCGGAAGTCCGGAGAAAAGGACGCAATGGCTGGGAATATGCCCCGGAACCTTTTGCCGAAGCGGCTACGGAACTCAACGAGGAGCTTGTCGGGGGGAAGACGGTATTCGTTGTTCCCGATGAGAAGGTAACGGATAAATATGGTCGGGTTCTTTTGTATGTTTTTGTTGGTGACGTTTTCGTGAACGAAGAGATCGTACTTAGGGGTCTTGCCAGGGTAACGGTTTTTCCACCCAATATCGAGTATCTGGATGTGTTGCTCCGGGCTCAGGAAGTAGCTCGCGAGGAAAGACGGGGCATATGGGGCGTATGCGCGAATATAGATGTTCGCGAGGCGCATGGTCATGTAGGAGAAGTGTGTTCGGTGACCGGCGAGGTCAAAGGTATCAAGGAGACCCGGAGTGAGGTCGTAATGGAGATAAAAGGTAACGGTGTTGATGTGTTCAACGTTACTATATTCAAGGGTAATTTACGCTTTTTTGAAGCAGAGAAAAAAGGCCGTTTGAGCGAGTATCTCGGTAAAAAAATATGCGTAACCGGGAAGGTGACTGAAGAAAAAGGTATCCCCGGAATGGTACTCTACCATCCATACCAGATAAGAGATGAACTGCGACATAAGCTTATGGTTTATAACATTTTACATACAACGTCATGCCATTGTTGCTCTTAA
- a CDS encoding pyridoxal phosphate-dependent aminotransferase, with product MLFSEKISRVKPSATLGITSKAKAMKAKGEDVVILAAGEPDFDTPNVIKEAAIKAINDGFTKYTPSSGTNTLKEAIAHKLKKDNSLEYAAKNIVVSCGAKHSIYNVLQVICNPGDEVLIISPYWLSYPEMVVLAGAVPKIISPEDKTTFKVSPEDIRRSVGPRTKVIILNSPSNPAGVVYEENEIRAIAGVCLEAGLTVVSDEIYEKIIFDGREHFSIAQVSEDMKRATVVVNGMSKSYSMTGWRIGYIAADEDIVKRVGILQDHSTSNPCSISQVAAEFALKSDLGQTIKDNSRMFQKRRDILLGFLNAEPRIRPIVPLGAFYMFCDISGTGLDSMVFAEKVLEDRKVAVIPGGPFGDDKSIRISFATDEATICRGAERVIDFIRSF from the coding sequence ATGCTTTTTTCTGAGAAAATATCCCGGGTAAAACCTTCGGCTACATTGGGTATTACGTCAAAAGCAAAAGCGATGAAGGCTAAGGGGGAAGATGTTGTTATTCTTGCCGCCGGGGAACCGGATTTCGATACGCCGAATGTTATAAAAGAAGCCGCGATAAAAGCGATAAATGATGGATTTACGAAATATACTCCTTCCAGCGGGACGAATACGCTCAAAGAAGCCATAGCGCACAAGTTAAAGAAAGATAATAGTTTAGAGTATGCGGCCAAGAACATAGTGGTATCCTGCGGAGCCAAACACTCGATATATAACGTTCTGCAGGTGATATGCAACCCAGGAGATGAAGTGCTGATAATCTCTCCGTATTGGCTAAGTTATCCGGAGATGGTAGTGCTTGCGGGTGCCGTTCCAAAAATAATATCCCCTGAAGATAAAACAACGTTCAAGGTGTCCCCTGAAGACATAAGGAGATCTGTCGGGCCGAGGACGAAAGTGATAATCCTCAACAGCCCGTCAAATCCGGCAGGTGTCGTGTATGAAGAAAATGAGATCAGGGCTATAGCCGGGGTGTGTCTTGAGGCCGGGTTAACCGTTGTAAGCGATGAGATATACGAAAAGATAATATTCGATGGCAGGGAACATTTCTCAATAGCCCAGGTGTCTGAGGACATGAAAAGGGCCACGGTGGTTGTGAACGGCATGTCGAAGAGCTATTCAATGACAGGATGGCGGATCGGGTATATCGCTGCCGACGAGGATATCGTGAAACGTGTGGGCATATTGCAGGACCATTCGACATCGAATCCTTGTTCAATAAGCCAGGTAGCGGCGGAATTCGCGTTGAAAAGTGATCTGGGACAGACAATAAAGGATAATAGCAGGATGTTCCAGAAAAGAAGGGATATACTTCTGGGGTTCCTAAATGCTGAACCGCGGATAAGACCGATCGTGCCGTTGGGGGCTTTTTATATGTTCTGCGATATTTCGGGTACAGGGCTTGACTCTATGGTGTTCGCGGAGAAGGTTCTCGAGGACAGAAAGGTTGCCGTGATACCCGGAGGACCGTTCGGGGACGATAAGAGCATACGTATAAGTTTTGCTACGGACGAGGCAACGATATGTAGGGGCGCGGAACGCGTGATCGATTTTATCAGGTCTTTTTAA
- the mutL gene encoding DNA mismatch repair endonuclease MutL gives MTGKKINILEEDVICKIAAGEVVERPASVVKELVENSLDAGAGSVVVEIEAGGSSLIRVSDDGYGMTAEDAVIAAKRHATSKIRTADDLEKINTLGFRGEALASIAAVSQMDITTRSQEEDTGIYLYIESGEILKNRPAGRARGTTIEVRNLFFNVPARKKFLKKEATELSEVIEIVGRLGLAHMDVEFKLIHGGRTILHVPAKASREDRIRTVLGADVSDHIVPISGRSEVCEIKGFVSRPAYSRKDRKAQLFFVNGRSVRSKLLSDSVFGAYRSLLERGRFPASILFLDITPEEIDVNVHPSKMEVKFRYDKGIRDLVTASIAEEFLSIRRSRQETVPGECHESLEVPSTESARVVVRKEEELQNEFPYEVSAGPVADRAMGKKNLFQSGERTAAGTIEVGGQEFFQVGKCYIVGIKEDKIDIVDQHAAHERILYEFFARAAESSLAESQKLLFPVHMELSSDEAVILSKVIEGFKRIGFLIEHFGGNSFIVHSVPSVVRDGDIKRLVNDMLHDMADGKETSNDATENVIKIASCRAAIKSGDELTMEEMRSLLAQLGKCSLPFTCPHGRPTMIELKVPDMEKMFHRK, from the coding sequence GAGGCCGGAGGTAGTTCCCTTATCCGTGTTTCGGATGACGGGTACGGTATGACCGCGGAAGACGCCGTGATCGCGGCCAAAAGACACGCCACCAGCAAGATACGGACAGCCGATGATCTCGAGAAGATAAACACTCTGGGGTTCCGGGGAGAAGCGCTTGCCAGTATCGCCGCGGTCTCCCAGATGGATATTACCACGCGTTCCCAGGAAGAGGATACGGGTATCTATCTTTACATCGAAAGCGGAGAGATACTGAAGAACAGGCCTGCTGGAAGGGCCAGGGGGACTACTATAGAGGTCCGGAACCTGTTCTTCAATGTTCCCGCGCGCAAAAAATTCCTCAAGAAAGAAGCCACGGAACTATCCGAAGTGATCGAGATAGTGGGCAGGCTCGGCCTCGCACATATGGATGTGGAATTCAAGTTGATACACGGCGGCCGGACCATCCTGCATGTACCCGCAAAGGCTTCCCGTGAGGACCGGATAAGAACGGTACTGGGCGCGGATGTGTCGGATCATATAGTGCCGATATCAGGACGTAGTGAAGTTTGCGAAATTAAGGGTTTTGTAAGCCGTCCGGCATATTCGCGTAAGGATAGGAAAGCCCAGCTTTTCTTTGTTAACGGGAGATCTGTTAGAAGCAAACTTCTCTCGGACTCGGTGTTCGGGGCTTACAGGAGCCTGCTTGAACGGGGCCGGTTCCCCGCGTCGATACTTTTTCTTGATATAACGCCGGAAGAGATAGATGTGAACGTGCATCCGTCAAAAATGGAGGTTAAGTTCCGGTATGATAAGGGGATAAGGGACCTCGTCACGGCGAGTATCGCTGAGGAATTCCTTAGTATCAGGAGATCCCGGCAAGAGACCGTTCCGGGTGAATGCCATGAAAGTCTTGAGGTGCCATCGACGGAAAGCGCGCGTGTCGTTGTGAGAAAAGAGGAGGAACTTCAGAACGAGTTCCCTTATGAGGTATCGGCCGGTCCGGTAGCCGACAGGGCCATGGGCAAAAAAAACCTTTTTCAATCCGGTGAAAGGACTGCGGCTGGAACAATAGAAGTGGGTGGGCAGGAGTTCTTTCAGGTAGGAAAGTGTTATATTGTCGGGATAAAGGAGGACAAGATAGATATAGTGGACCAGCACGCGGCGCATGAGCGTATATTGTACGAGTTCTTTGCCCGGGCTGCCGAAAGTTCACTGGCTGAGTCCCAGAAACTGCTGTTTCCCGTACATATGGAGCTTTCCTCGGATGAGGCTGTTATCCTATCAAAGGTGATAGAGGGGTTCAAGCGTATAGGTTTTTTGATCGAGCATTTCGGCGGGAATTCCTTTATAGTACATTCTGTCCCTTCCGTAGTAAGGGACGGAGATATAAAAAGGCTTGTTAACGATATGTTGCATGATATGGCGGATGGTAAGGAAACGTCGAACGACGCTACGGAGAACGTGATCAAAATAGCATCATGCAGGGCCGCGATAAAATCCGGGGATGAGCTTACGATGGAGGAGATGAGGTCTTTGCTTGCCCAGCTTGGAAAGTGCTCGCTGCCATTTACGTGCCCGCATGGCCGGCCGACCATGATAGAGTTGAAGGTCCCGGATATGGAAAAGATGTTCCACAGGAAATGA